From a region of the Paenibacillus lutimineralis genome:
- the panD gene encoding aspartate 1-decarboxylase, whose translation MFREMHKSKIHRAVVTEANLNYVGSITIDQDILDASNILENEKVQVVNINNGARLETYVITGPRGSGMVCLNGAAARLVQPGDRVIIISYAMMEESVARTYRPHVVIMDEHNRIVTEDYQELHSTTL comes from the coding sequence CACCGTGCAGTCGTGACGGAGGCCAATTTGAATTACGTAGGAAGCATAACCATCGATCAGGATATTTTGGATGCATCAAACATTCTGGAGAACGAAAAAGTGCAAGTTGTCAATATAAATAACGGAGCAAGGCTGGAGACGTATGTCATTACCGGTCCAAGAGGCTCGGGTATGGTTTGCCTGAACGGCGCTGCTGCCAGGCTGGTGCAGCCAGGTGACCGCGTCATTATTATTTCTTACGCGATGATGGAGGAATCGGTAGCCCGCACGTATCGTCCGCATGTCGTCATTATGGACGAGCATAATCGCATCGTAACGGAGGATTATCAAGAACTGCATTCCACAACGCTGTGA